CACGGAGCCATACTATGGCCTTCACTACTCGCTGTACGCTTGATTCCGCAAAGCCGGTTTCGGCGACATGTATGCCGATCGGGCTGCGCAAAACTCGGATCAAGATCTCATCTAAGATGAGAGGGGCCAAGAGTTCAGCATCATGAGGCTGGGTGATGCACTCTAGCAGTCTTTTCGCCGCATTCATCATGCGGAGGTCAGCATCCCCGACGTAACCTGCGCGACGCTTTTGAACGGGAGGAATACCTTGCGGGAACACCTTGAGAACCAGCTCGGCGATTCGATTAAGATCAAGCTCCAATCGTATGGCGAGAAAGGGCTCGCCGGGGGCGGCATGCACGGAATTTGTAGCAATCGGCAGGGCTACAGGAAGCAGGAGTATTTGCGATTTTGCGATGCGGTAGGTTTCTTGTCCTGCTGTAATGGTCTTCGCTCCTTGTGCAACAAGAAGTAAAGAGGGTGTATAGAAAGTTTTGATAGTAGTGTTATTCATTTGTGAATAACGGCTGATGTACAGTCCCGGAATACCAGGCTGAGACACACCGTCATGTGGCGCATAGGTGTTGGCCAAATGCGCAAGTCGGGCCGCTTCTAGTTCAATGGATTCATCAGCTGCCCCGTCCTTTCGTGCAACTGCACGATCTTCAATTACTCCCATTCTTCCATGAACCTCCTTTACCGTCTTAACATCTCGACCTTCGATTATTTGATTTGTCCGATGGAGATGCTGACTCTGTAGTTGCCGTAATGCAGAAGCTCATCAAGGAATTGATTTAACTCGGTCGATGATCGCACGCGAACCCTGATCCAGTAACAGCCTTCACCGCTGACACGATGGGTCTCTACGACCTGCTCGTGAGCATTCACGTAACTTTGGAAGTCCTGATGAGCCGTGCTGGATTTCATAAATACCGCGATAAAGGCTTGAACGGTTAAGCCTATCTTTTCCGGGTTCCAGCGAAGGGTGTATCCTTCGATGACCCTAAGATCCTGAAGCCTTCGTACTCTTGCGCCGACAGCCTGACCTGTGAGGTGCACCATGTGTCCGATTTCTTTATGGGTCAGAGAGCTATTCTCCAGCAGGATTTGCAAAATGCGAGTGTCCGTCTCATCGAGGGTAGCAGGATTCATCTAGGCTTAATTCCTTTCATTTTGAAAATAAAACGGCAGGATCTGTTTCACCGGGTTGTATGCATGTGCCGCCATGCTTTTTTATAATTGTAACAGATCGAAAGTAAGCAGAGAGAGGTGTTTTATAGTGAATATTCAATTGGTGCGGCATGCGACATTATGGGTGGAATATGCGGGGCTGCGTCTTTTGGTGGACCCTATGTTCAGCGACGCCAAGGCGAATCCGCCTATCGTGAATTCGGCGAATCTACATAGAAATCCTTTGGTGGCTTTGCCATCCGATCGGCAGCAGTGGTTGGAGCCGGATGCTGTGCTCGTCACGCATCTCCATCAGGATCATTGGGACAAAGCTGCTTCTTCAAGCCTGCTGAAATCGGTCCCTATCTTTTGTCAGCCAGGAGATGAAAGGAACTTCATGGAGGATGGCTTCACATCCGTTACAGCAGTGGATCAGAGCCTTACGTTTCAGTGTATTACGATCAGTCGAACAGACGGGCAACATGGAACAGGTCTGATCGGACAAAAGATGGGCAAAGTGTCTGGGTTTGTTTTGCAATCTGACGCGGAGCCGACCGTCTATGTGGCAGGTGACACCATTTGGTGCGAGGAGGTTAAGGCTGCATTGGATGCCTATCATCCGGATGTTACCGTTGTCAACGCAGGTGGAGCGCGGTTTCTTATCGGTGAGCCGATTACGATGGATGAAGAAGATGTCATTCATGTATGCCGCTATGCGCCGTATACCAAGGTCATCGCCGTGCATATGGATGCCATTAACCACTGCCTAGTAACGAGGAGTGATCTCAGGCAAGGTTTACAGCAAGCGGGTTTATCGGAGCAAGTATTGATTCCGGAAGATGGTGAATGGGTTGAGACAGCCAATCCTAGATAAGGGCATACACATCGATAGCGATCCGGCAAGGGTGGATATGCCGCTAGTTTACCGCTATTTGCATGAACAGATGTACTGGGCAAAGTCGCTTACCTTGGAGCAATTTGAGCGTGCCGTCCAGCATTCAGCGGTAGTGTTCGGACTCTATGATGAAGTGAATGGGGGCCGGCAGGTCGGGTTTGCAAGAGTGATCTCGGATTGTGCTACATTTGCCTATCTCACCGATGTATTCATATTGGAGGAATACCGGGAAAAAGGTCTTTCGCGCAAGCTCATGGAGGCTGTATTAGCACACCCGAAGCTGCAAGGACTGCGGCGGTTTCTTCTTGTTACTGAAGACGCCGGCGGCCTGTATGCCAAATTCGGTTTTCAGCCCTTGCAGGATGGCTCGCATTGGATGCAGATTTTTCAAGAATAATGTAGAAGCGAAATTAGGGTTTGTGCCTGAAATCTTAAATAGCGTCAGCCTTGGATGAATCGTCCTAGACTGGCTCCCCTGCTGCAAATTGGGTCCACTTTCATGCAACGCAGCTCCCCTCTCGCTCGTATGACTTATATCTGCCGGTAATCAGCAGTGCGCATTGGACCGGTTCGTCGAACATGAGGGAGATGTTTGAAATGGATATGGGCTTTACGCTTTACGAAGAACAGACGATAAAATCGCTCAGACGTTGGAAGATCCGAATGTTAAAAGAACCCGGAATGATGGAAAAAGCGTCTAAATCCGTTTCGGCTCGCATAAATAAAATGATACCGGAGCAGGTGCACAAAACGATCACAGCAACGGTGAAAGGGATGTTCCAGACGACACTGTTCGGCATGGATTACATGCCCCGGAGCGAGCCCCTTGCAGAGGCATCTCTCGCTCAAAGCGATGCCAGAGCGGAGGAGCTGCTCTCGCTATATAAGAAGATCGCCGCCGCTGAAGGTGCAGGCACAGGTGCCGGAGGAATTTTGCTCGGGCTGGCGGATTTTCCGATCTTGATCGGTATCAAGATGAAATTTTTGTTTGAGCTCGCGCACGCTTACGGATATTCAACGCAGGATTATCGGGAGCGGTTGTTTCTTTTGTACGTATTTCAGCTGGCCTTTTCCAGTCAAAGCAAGAAGCCTGAGCTCTTGTCAGCGATTGGGGCATGGGACCAAACAAGGGGCTCACTCCCCCCGTCCTCCTCGTATATGCAGCATGTCGACTGGCTGCAATTGCAGCAGGAGTACCGGGATACGCTCGATTTACGTAAGCTGCTGCAGCTGGTGCCGGGCATTGGTGCGATTGTAGGAGCATGGGCGAATTACGGACTGCTGGAGGAGCTGGGCGAGGTGGGCATGAATTGCTTTCGAATGAGAAAGCTGCAGGACAAAGAGAAGATGTTCTCAACTAAATAAGCAGGCTAAAGTGAATGTGGGAAGAGACGTACTTTCGATGAAAAGGGGCCCGGCTAGGAATATGAAGCAGTCAGGGCTTCTCCCTTGCAAGTATTTGTGAATATTTTCACAACATACATGGTGAAGAAGGGAGCTAGGAATATGGCGGACTGTTCGGGAGGTTTTTTCGTCTTTAAGGACGATGAAGTCGTTTATCCTTGTACATGAAGAAATAGGCTTTTTGAAGGAGAGGATATGATGGCCAAGACACCGAGAATTGTGATCCTGGGAGCAGGCTATGGCGGTATAGTCACTTCGATCAGGCTCCAGAAGAAGCTCAGAGCCGGAGAAGCTGAGGTCACGCTAGTCAATAAGCACGTTTACCATTACATGACTACGCATCTGCATATGCCTGCCGCGGGTACCGATCACCATGACAATGCGCGCGTTCGAATCGCCGATTTAATTGACGAACGGAAGATTCATTTTATTAAATCTACGGTGCAGAGAGTTGATCCCGTGCATAAACGGGTGATCCTCGAGGATCAGACGCTGGAGTATGATTATTTGGTGATTGGCTTGGGCAGCGAAGCGGAGACCTTCGGTATTCCGGGCTTAAAGGAATATGCGATGTCGATCAAAAGCATCAACAGCGTTCGGTTCATTCGCCAGCATGTAGAGTACATGTTTGCCAAGTATAAAATGGAGCCGCAGCGCAAGGACTACTTAACCTTCGTCGTAGGCGGAGCCGGGTTTACGGGAACCGAATTTGTAGGAGAGCTTGCCGATCGTATACCTGTGCTGTGCCGCTGCTACGATGTAGATCCTTCTCTGGTTCGGATTATCAATGTGGATGCTTCGCCGGCTGCGTTACCGCCTGATATGCCTGTTGATCTTGTGGAATACGGAATGGACGTTATGCGCCGCAAAGGCGTCCAATATAAGCTGTCCACGCCGATTCGGGAATGCACGCCGGAGGGAGTTCTGCTCGGGGACGGCCATTTTATTCGAGCGGCTACGGTGATTTGGTCAGGCGGGGTTCGGGGGAATTCTCTGCTGGAGAAGGCGGGCTTTGAGGTTCAACGAGGACGTGTGCGGGTAGACGATTGCCTTCGCTCTCCGCAGTTTCCCCATGTATTCATCATCGGTGATTGCTCGATGGTGATGAGTCCCGAGGGAACTCCTTATCCGGCCAATGCGCAGATTGCGGTGCAGCAGGGCTATAATGTGGCGAGAAATCTGGTCTGTTCGGTACGAATGCGTCCTATGCAGCCTTTTGATTATGACTATAAGGGC
This genomic window from Paenibacillus hexagrammi contains:
- a CDS encoding AraC family transcriptional regulator translates to MGVIEDRAVARKDGAADESIELEAARLAHLANTYAPHDGVSQPGIPGLYISRYSQMNNTTIKTFYTPSLLLVAQGAKTITAGQETYRIAKSQILLLPVALPIATNSVHAAPGEPFLAIRLELDLNRIAELVLKVFPQGIPPVQKRRAGYVGDADLRMMNAAKRLLECITQPHDAELLAPLILDEILIRVLRSPIGIHVAETGFAESSVQRVVKAIVWLRENFSLQMKVAELAEQVHMSESSFHEHFKAVTSLSPLQYQKALRLHEARRLMVSGSMDASTACQLVGYVSASQFSRDYSRFFGNPPRRDIVQMRQQPQARN
- a CDS encoding Lrp/AsnC family transcriptional regulator, whose amino-acid sequence is MNPATLDETDTRILQILLENSSLTHKEIGHMVHLTGQAVGARVRRLQDLRVIEGYTLRWNPEKIGLTVQAFIAVFMKSSTAHQDFQSYVNAHEQVVETHRVSGEGCYWIRVRVRSSTELNQFLDELLHYGNYRVSISIGQIK
- a CDS encoding MBL fold metallo-hydrolase; protein product: MNIQLVRHATLWVEYAGLRLLVDPMFSDAKANPPIVNSANLHRNPLVALPSDRQQWLEPDAVLVTHLHQDHWDKAASSSLLKSVPIFCQPGDERNFMEDGFTSVTAVDQSLTFQCITISRTDGQHGTGLIGQKMGKVSGFVLQSDAEPTVYVAGDTIWCEEVKAALDAYHPDVTVVNAGGARFLIGEPITMDEEDVIHVCRYAPYTKVIAVHMDAINHCLVTRSDLRQGLQQAGLSEQVLIPEDGEWVETANPR
- a CDS encoding GNAT family N-acetyltransferase, which produces MRQPILDKGIHIDSDPARVDMPLVYRYLHEQMYWAKSLTLEQFERAVQHSAVVFGLYDEVNGGRQVGFARVISDCATFAYLTDVFILEEYREKGLSRKLMEAVLAHPKLQGLRRFLLVTEDAGGLYAKFGFQPLQDGSHWMQIFQE
- a CDS encoding EcsC family protein → MDMGFTLYEEQTIKSLRRWKIRMLKEPGMMEKASKSVSARINKMIPEQVHKTITATVKGMFQTTLFGMDYMPRSEPLAEASLAQSDARAEELLSLYKKIAAAEGAGTGAGGILLGLADFPILIGIKMKFLFELAHAYGYSTQDYRERLFLLYVFQLAFSSQSKKPELLSAIGAWDQTRGSLPPSSSYMQHVDWLQLQQEYRDTLDLRKLLQLVPGIGAIVGAWANYGLLEELGEVGMNCFRMRKLQDKEKMFSTK
- a CDS encoding NAD(P)/FAD-dependent oxidoreductase — protein: MAKTPRIVILGAGYGGIVTSIRLQKKLRAGEAEVTLVNKHVYHYMTTHLHMPAAGTDHHDNARVRIADLIDERKIHFIKSTVQRVDPVHKRVILEDQTLEYDYLVIGLGSEAETFGIPGLKEYAMSIKSINSVRFIRQHVEYMFAKYKMEPQRKDYLTFVVGGAGFTGTEFVGELADRIPVLCRCYDVDPSLVRIINVDASPAALPPDMPVDLVEYGMDVMRRKGVQYKLSTPIRECTPEGVLLGDGHFIRAATVIWSGGVRGNSLLEKAGFEVQRGRVRVDDCLRSPQFPHVFIIGDCSMVMSPEGTPYPANAQIAVQQGYNVARNLVCSVRMRPMQPFDYDYKGTVASLGRGEAVGLLKVKKVKGRKAALLKKLIDARYLYLIGGIPLVWKKMIFKQGAISGNHHVWM